From the Burkholderia mayonis genome, one window contains:
- a CDS encoding DNA-methyltransferase, with the protein MRDLIEEPGGGAASEAEAVPAASAACALPAGIELHNRDFLTEAASLPDASIDLIVADPPYGLGKDYGNDSDKRSGDEHLAWTREWLDLAIPKLKPSGSMYVFCTWQYAPEIFSFLKTKLTMVNEIIWDRRVPSMGGTTRRFTSVHDNIGFFAVSKGYYFDLDPVRIPYDADTKKARSRKLFEGSKWLEMGYNPKDVWSVSRLHRQHAERVDHPTQKPLEIVERMVLASCPPGGRVLDPFMGSGTTAVACARQRRDFVGYEINESYCAIARERVTALVAPTGA; encoded by the coding sequence ATGCGCGACCTGATCGAAGAGCCGGGGGGCGGCGCGGCGAGCGAAGCGGAAGCGGTTCCGGCCGCGTCCGCCGCCTGCGCGCTGCCCGCCGGCATCGAATTGCACAACCGCGATTTCCTGACCGAAGCCGCGAGCCTGCCGGATGCGTCGATCGACCTGATCGTCGCCGATCCACCATACGGGCTCGGCAAGGACTACGGCAACGACTCGGACAAGCGCTCGGGCGACGAGCATCTCGCGTGGACGCGCGAATGGCTCGATCTCGCGATTCCGAAGCTCAAGCCCAGCGGCTCGATGTACGTGTTCTGCACATGGCAGTACGCGCCCGAGATCTTCAGCTTCCTGAAGACGAAGCTCACGATGGTCAACGAGATCATCTGGGACCGGCGCGTGCCGAGCATGGGCGGCACGACGCGCCGCTTCACGTCGGTGCACGACAACATAGGCTTTTTCGCGGTGTCGAAAGGCTATTACTTCGATCTCGATCCGGTCCGCATCCCGTACGACGCCGATACGAAGAAAGCGCGCTCGCGCAAGCTGTTCGAAGGCAGCAAGTGGCTGGAGATGGGCTACAACCCGAAGGACGTCTGGTCCGTGTCGCGCCTGCACCGCCAGCATGCGGAGCGGGTCGACCATCCGACCCAGAAGCCGCTCGAGATCGTCGAGCGGATGGTGCTCGCGAGTTGCCCGCCTGGCGGCCGCGTGCTCGATCCGTTCATGGGCAGCGGCACGACCGCGGTGGCCTGCGCGCGGCAGCGGCGCGACTTCGTCGGCTACGAGATCAACGAAAGCTATTGCGCGATCGCGCGAGAGCGCGTGACGGCGCTGGTGGCGCCGACCGGCGCTTGA
- the trpA gene encoding tryptophan synthase subunit alpha, whose protein sequence is MSRIQNTFAALAAQGRKGLVPFITAGDPDPARTVELMHALAEGGADVIELGVPFSDPMADGPVIQRSSERALEKGVTLHSVLDDVKRFRERDAKTPVVLMGYANPIERMGEDAFAAAARAAGVDGVLVVDYPPEEAHDFAAKMRAAGIDPIFLLAPTSTDDRIAAVAHVASGYVYYVSLKGVTGAGNLDVSSIAGKIPAIKARVPLPVGVGFGIRDAATARAVAEVADAVVIGSRLVQLLEQAAPESAAAELKGFVAELRAAIDGARKPAA, encoded by the coding sequence ATGTCCCGTATTCAGAATACGTTTGCCGCACTCGCCGCCCAAGGGCGCAAAGGGCTCGTCCCGTTCATCACCGCGGGCGATCCCGATCCGGCGAGGACAGTCGAGCTGATGCACGCGCTCGCCGAAGGCGGCGCAGACGTCATCGAGCTCGGCGTGCCGTTCTCCGATCCGATGGCGGACGGTCCCGTGATCCAGCGCTCGTCCGAGCGCGCGCTCGAGAAGGGCGTGACGCTCCATAGCGTGCTCGACGACGTGAAGCGCTTCCGCGAGCGCGACGCGAAGACGCCCGTCGTGCTGATGGGCTACGCGAACCCGATCGAGCGGATGGGCGAGGATGCGTTCGCGGCAGCCGCGCGCGCCGCGGGCGTCGACGGCGTGCTCGTCGTCGACTACCCGCCCGAGGAAGCGCACGATTTTGCCGCGAAGATGCGCGCGGCGGGCATCGATCCGATCTTCCTGCTCGCGCCGACGTCGACCGACGACCGGATCGCCGCAGTCGCCCACGTGGCGAGCGGCTACGTCTACTATGTATCGCTCAAGGGCGTGACCGGCGCGGGAAATCTGGATGTTTCGAGCATTGCAGGTAAAATCCCCGCCATCAAGGCGCGTGTGCCGCTCCCCGTCGGGGTCGGTTTCGGCATCCGCGACGCCGCGACGGCGCGCGCGGTGGCCGAGGTGGCGGACGCCGTCGTGATCGGCAGCCGCCTCGTGCAATTGCTCGAGCAGGCCGCGCCGGAAAGCGCCGCCGCCGAGCTCAAGGGGTTCGTCGCCGAGCTGCGCGCCGCGATCGACGGCGCACGCAAGCCGGCCGCGTAA
- a CDS encoding FimV/HubP family polar landmark protein, with protein sequence MTLRFLSSTTISDGRPSARRAVAAAVLVLAGATVAHAAPDAASAAAGDPAAPLTITVRPGQSLNDIAVAVTQSHDPAVLARVGRALFDANPQAFMKRDPSRLKIGAQLAVPTLDATGAAAGAAASGAAASGAASAAGAASHAVASAATAAASHPAATSMSTASHAAAALAASAAAGTASSANGASAPGAASTHAPSAAAQAAAPAASSSVGGPHVWSGSIQQAPAAASGASAAGAEALLVPGAANLALSGSSAQVATGASQARPSSLQQLLALKNRVLMELQKHGIGKPAANGALTPAPVAGSAQKPQPSAAASAVPRSGEGGSEAAATAGSTTSAASAPAVTPPVSTAPRTAVPQLSFNSGAAIAVGAAVVALIAGFALRRRKKGPPADAIEPGAFTPAPALDPDAVAAIAGAPDAAAEEKREAGGQAATAAAHRESPIAPPAEVKTAPTKTESTIAESKSAPATGPDIAATRGPQTPPVEPLTLEMPQPDERSGAPHTPESDDAQSGVPQTGAKTAPYAWRQAFPHDAITALDSLDMPLPPRASISDDAGQVAESQHAEPAGSGSAQSATNGQAATHRPIGAEDSREVGTHGEATPGADHDGGESLRDETPVARPWGAEPHQATPLGGAEQGEAAAPVAGSPAIESQSEGQRRQDASGAESQAFAAGAGGSGAGALSQPAALGAAQPLTSNEATPHADEPPQTAPQQAGDASPQAAAPHEASTPGFALPNALPGHAETPLAAPQPGASFAAPSPAAPSREPAASSPNLPPLGVAQFGALSLDFDLDLPTGPSASLPVFTPEALAKIARNKLELASEYVELGDLAGARTLLHEVIEAGHADTRDEAHVMLAKLADLS encoded by the coding sequence ATGACGCTTCGATTCCTTTCTTCTACGACGATCTCTGACGGCCGCCCGTCCGCGCGACGCGCTGTCGCGGCCGCCGTCCTCGTACTTGCCGGCGCGACCGTCGCGCACGCGGCGCCGGATGCGGCGAGCGCCGCGGCGGGCGACCCAGCCGCGCCGCTCACGATCACCGTGCGACCCGGCCAGTCGCTCAACGACATCGCCGTCGCCGTCACGCAATCGCACGATCCTGCCGTGCTGGCCCGCGTGGGCCGCGCGCTCTTCGATGCGAATCCGCAGGCGTTCATGAAGCGCGATCCGAGCCGCTTGAAGATCGGCGCGCAATTGGCGGTGCCGACGCTCGATGCGACAGGCGCGGCGGCCGGTGCGGCCGCGAGCGGCGCCGCGGCGAGCGGTGCGGCTTCGGCGGCGGGCGCGGCGTCGCATGCGGTCGCGTCGGCGGCAACGGCTGCGGCGTCGCATCCGGCGGCGACGTCGATGTCGACGGCATCGCACGCCGCGGCGGCGCTTGCGGCTTCCGCTGCCGCCGGCACGGCGTCGAGCGCGAACGGCGCATCGGCACCCGGCGCCGCTTCGACGCATGCGCCGTCCGCAGCCGCGCAGGCGGCGGCTCCCGCGGCATCGTCCAGTGTCGGCGGTCCGCACGTCTGGAGCGGTTCGATTCAGCAAGCCCCCGCCGCCGCGAGCGGCGCGTCGGCGGCCGGCGCGGAAGCGTTGCTCGTTCCTGGCGCCGCGAATCTGGCGCTGTCGGGTTCGTCGGCGCAGGTGGCGACGGGCGCGTCGCAAGCGCGGCCGTCGAGCCTGCAGCAACTGCTCGCGCTGAAGAATCGCGTGTTGATGGAACTGCAGAAGCACGGGATCGGCAAGCCTGCCGCGAACGGCGCGCTGACGCCCGCTCCGGTGGCCGGAAGCGCGCAGAAGCCGCAGCCGAGCGCGGCGGCGTCCGCTGTGCCCCGCTCGGGGGAGGGCGGTTCCGAAGCGGCGGCGACGGCCGGATCGACGACGAGCGCCGCTTCCGCGCCTGCCGTGACGCCGCCCGTGAGCACCGCGCCGCGCACCGCGGTGCCGCAACTGTCGTTCAATTCGGGGGCTGCGATCGCGGTCGGCGCGGCCGTCGTCGCGCTGATCGCGGGCTTCGCGCTGCGCCGGCGCAAGAAGGGGCCGCCTGCCGACGCGATCGAGCCGGGCGCATTCACGCCGGCGCCGGCGCTCGATCCGGATGCGGTCGCCGCCATTGCCGGTGCGCCGGATGCGGCGGCCGAAGAAAAGCGCGAAGCAGGCGGGCAAGCTGCGACGGCTGCCGCGCATCGCGAGTCGCCGATCGCGCCGCCCGCCGAAGTGAAGACTGCGCCGACGAAGACCGAATCGACGATCGCCGAATCGAAGTCGGCGCCTGCGACCGGGCCGGACATCGCTGCGACTCGTGGGCCGCAAACGCCGCCCGTCGAGCCATTGACGCTGGAAATGCCGCAGCCGGACGAGCGAAGCGGCGCGCCGCATACGCCCGAATCGGACGACGCACAGTCCGGTGTTCCGCAGACCGGCGCGAAGACGGCGCCGTACGCGTGGCGCCAGGCATTTCCGCACGATGCGATCACGGCGCTCGACAGCCTCGACATGCCGCTGCCACCCCGCGCGTCGATTTCGGACGATGCGGGCCAAGTGGCGGAATCGCAGCATGCCGAGCCGGCCGGTTCGGGTTCGGCGCAGAGCGCAACTAACGGTCAAGCCGCCACGCACCGGCCAATTGGCGCGGAAGATTCGCGTGAAGTGGGAACGCATGGCGAAGCAACGCCAGGGGCGGATCATGATGGGGGCGAATCGCTTCGCGACGAAACGCCCGTGGCCCGCCCGTGGGGGGCCGAGCCGCATCAGGCGACACCGCTGGGCGGAGCCGAACAGGGTGAAGCGGCGGCGCCGGTGGCCGGATCGCCCGCGATCGAATCGCAATCGGAGGGGCAGCGTAGGCAGGATGCGTCGGGAGCCGAATCTCAGGCATTTGCGGCGGGAGCGGGCGGATCGGGGGCGGGCGCGTTGTCCCAGCCCGCGGCGCTCGGCGCGGCGCAGCCGCTGACGTCGAACGAAGCTACGCCGCACGCGGACGAGCCGCCGCAAACTGCGCCGCAGCAGGCCGGAGACGCATCGCCGCAGGCCGCCGCGCCGCACGAAGCGAGTACGCCTGGCTTCGCACTGCCGAACGCGCTTCCTGGGCACGCCGAGACGCCGTTGGCTGCTCCGCAGCCCGGCGCATCGTTCGCCGCGCCGTCGCCTGCCGCTCCGAGCCGCGAGCCGGCCGCATCGTCTCCGAACCTGCCGCCGCTCGGCGTCGCGCAATTCGGCGCGCTGAGCCTCGATTTCGACCTCGATCTGCCGACCGGCCCGAGCGCGTCGCTGCCGGTGTTCACGCCCGAAGCGCTCGCGAAGATCGCGCGCAACAAGCTCGAGCTCGCGTCCGAATATGTCGAGCTCGGCGACCTCGCCGGCGCGCGCACGCTGCTGCACGAAGTGATCGAAGCCGGTCACGCCGACACGCGCGACGAAGCGCACGTGATGCTCGCCAAACTGGCCGATCTGTCGTGA
- a CDS encoding phosphoribosylanthranilate isomerase has translation MMTDTTNDAPSADAHHEAGRAAPPPRTRIKLCGLSRPGDVDWAAELGADAIGLVFYPKSPRAVTIEQAAELAKRVPPFVSVVGLFVNPTADEIARVASEVSLSMLQFHGDETPGQCAALAAAARLPWLRALRVGVATRPADLVESALQYSAARGFLFDTLVEHYGGSGKVFDWSLIPAELARRAVLSGGLNAQNVGDAIRQVRPFAVDVSSGIETPGAKGVKDRARMAAFVRAVREADAG, from the coding sequence ATGATGACCGATACGACGAACGACGCGCCGTCCGCAGACGCGCACCACGAAGCCGGGCGCGCCGCGCCGCCGCCGCGCACGCGGATCAAGCTCTGCGGGCTGTCGCGGCCCGGCGACGTCGACTGGGCGGCCGAGCTCGGCGCCGACGCGATCGGTCTCGTGTTCTATCCGAAGAGCCCGCGCGCGGTGACGATCGAGCAGGCGGCCGAGCTTGCGAAGCGCGTGCCGCCGTTCGTGTCGGTCGTCGGATTGTTCGTCAATCCGACCGCGGACGAGATCGCGCGCGTCGCGAGCGAAGTGTCGCTGTCGATGCTGCAATTCCACGGCGACGAGACGCCCGGGCAGTGCGCGGCGCTCGCCGCCGCCGCGCGGCTGCCGTGGCTGCGCGCGTTGCGCGTGGGCGTGGCGACTCGGCCGGCCGATTTGGTAGAATCGGCACTTCAATATTCGGCAGCCCGCGGTTTCTTGTTCGACACCCTCGTCGAGCACTATGGCGGCAGCGGCAAGGTCTTCGATTGGTCACTTATTCCAGCAGAGCTCGCGCGTCGGGCCGTTTTGAGTGGTGGGTTGAACGCGCAAAACGTCGGTGATGCGATCCGTCAGGTGCGTCCGTTCGCGGTCGATGTCTCGAGCGGCATCGAAACGCCGGGCGCAAAGGGCGTGAAGGATCGCGCCCGCATGGCGGCGTTCGTGCGCGCAGTGCGCGAAGCGGACGCCGGGTGA
- the leuB gene encoding 3-isopropylmalate dehydrogenase: protein MKIAVLPGDGIGPEIVNEAVKVLNALGETFELEQAPVGGAGYEASGHPLPEATLALAKEADAILFGAVGDWKYDSLERALRPEQAILGLRKHLELFANFRPAICYPQLVDASPLKPELIAGLDILIVRELNGDIYFGQPRGVRAAPDGPFAGAREGFDTMRYSEPEVRRIAHVAFQAAQKRAKKLLSVDKSNVLETSQFWRDIMIDVSKEYADVELSHMYVDNAAMQLAKAPKQFDVIVTGNMFGDILSDEASMLTGSIGMLPSASLDKNNKGLYEPSHGSAPDIAGKGVANPLATILSAAMLLRYSLNRAEQANRIENAVKKVLEAGYRTADIATPGCRQVGTAAMGDAVVAAL, encoded by the coding sequence ATGAAGATTGCAGTGCTGCCCGGCGACGGCATCGGTCCGGAGATCGTCAACGAAGCGGTGAAGGTGCTGAACGCGCTCGGCGAGACGTTCGAGCTCGAACAGGCGCCCGTCGGCGGCGCCGGCTACGAGGCGAGCGGCCATCCGCTGCCGGAAGCGACGCTCGCGCTCGCGAAGGAAGCGGACGCGATCCTGTTCGGCGCGGTCGGCGACTGGAAGTACGACTCGCTCGAGCGCGCGCTGCGCCCCGAGCAGGCGATCCTCGGTCTGCGCAAGCATCTCGAGCTGTTCGCGAACTTTCGCCCGGCGATCTGCTATCCGCAGCTCGTCGACGCGTCGCCGCTGAAGCCCGAGCTGATCGCGGGCCTCGACATCCTGATCGTGCGCGAACTGAACGGCGACATCTACTTCGGCCAGCCGCGCGGCGTGCGCGCAGCGCCCGACGGCCCGTTCGCCGGCGCGCGCGAAGGCTTCGACACGATGCGCTATTCGGAGCCGGAAGTGCGCCGCATCGCGCACGTCGCGTTCCAGGCCGCGCAGAAGCGCGCGAAGAAGCTGCTGTCGGTCGACAAGTCGAACGTGCTCGAGACGTCGCAGTTCTGGCGCGACATCATGATCGACGTATCGAAGGAATACGCGGACGTCGAGCTGTCGCACATGTACGTCGACAACGCGGCGATGCAGCTCGCGAAGGCGCCGAAGCAGTTCGACGTGATCGTGACCGGCAACATGTTCGGCGACATCCTGTCCGACGAAGCGTCGATGCTGACGGGCTCGATCGGCATGCTGCCGTCGGCGTCGCTCGACAAGAACAACAAGGGCTTGTACGAGCCGTCGCACGGTTCCGCGCCGGACATCGCAGGCAAGGGCGTCGCGAATCCGCTCGCGACGATCCTGTCGGCCGCGATGCTGCTGCGCTACTCGCTGAACCGCGCCGAACAGGCGAACCGGATCGAGAACGCGGTCAAGAAGGTGCTCGAAGCGGGCTACCGGACGGCGGACATCGCGACGCCGGGTTGCCGCCAGGTCGGCACCGCGGCGATGGGCGACGCGGTCGTCGCCGCGCTGTAA
- a CDS encoding entericidin A/B family lipoprotein, which yields MKATAFFGRLAAVIALAGFAFGVAGCNTVAGMGEDINAAGHAIKKAAE from the coding sequence GTGAAAGCAACGGCATTTTTCGGGCGGCTCGCCGCCGTGATCGCATTGGCGGGCTTCGCGTTCGGCGTTGCGGGCTGCAACACGGTCGCGGGCATGGGCGAGGACATCAACGCCGCCGGCCACGCGATCAAGAAGGCTGCGGAGTGA
- the asd gene encoding aspartate-semialdehyde dehydrogenase codes for MNVGLVGWRGMVGSVLMQRMQEEGDFDLIEPVFFSTSNAGGKAPSFAKNETTLKDATSIDDLKKCDVVITCQGGDYTNDVFPKLRAAGWNGYWIDAASSLRMKDDAVIILDPVNLGVIKDALVKGTKNFIGGNCTVSLMLTALGGLFRENLVDWMTAMTYQAASGAGAQNMRELLAQMGALNGAVQAQLADPASAILDIDRRVLAAMNGDAMPTSQFGVPLAGSLIPWIDKDLGNGMSKEEWKGGAETNKILGKPAMGEPGSIPVDGLCVRIGAMRCHSQALTIKLKKDVPLDEINGILASANDWVKVVPNEREASMRDLSPAVVTGTLSVPVGRLRKLAMGGEYLSAFTVGDQLLWGAAEPLRRMLRILLDK; via the coding sequence ATGAACGTAGGTCTCGTAGGTTGGCGCGGCATGGTCGGCAGCGTGCTGATGCAGCGCATGCAGGAAGAAGGCGATTTCGATCTGATCGAGCCGGTGTTTTTCAGCACCAGCAACGCGGGCGGCAAGGCGCCGTCATTCGCGAAAAACGAGACCACGCTCAAGGATGCGACGAGCATCGACGACCTGAAGAAGTGCGACGTCGTCATCACGTGCCAGGGCGGCGACTACACGAACGACGTGTTTCCGAAGCTGCGCGCGGCCGGCTGGAACGGCTACTGGATCGACGCGGCGTCGTCGCTGCGGATGAAGGACGACGCGGTGATCATTCTCGACCCCGTGAACCTCGGCGTGATCAAGGACGCGCTCGTCAAGGGCACGAAGAACTTCATCGGCGGCAACTGCACGGTCAGCCTGATGCTGACGGCGCTGGGCGGCCTGTTCCGCGAGAACCTCGTCGACTGGATGACGGCGATGACGTACCAGGCCGCGTCGGGCGCGGGCGCGCAGAACATGCGCGAGCTGCTCGCGCAGATGGGCGCGCTGAACGGTGCGGTTCAGGCGCAGCTCGCCGATCCGGCGTCGGCGATTCTCGACATCGACCGCCGCGTGCTCGCCGCGATGAACGGCGACGCGATGCCGACGAGCCAGTTCGGCGTGCCGCTCGCGGGCTCGCTGATTCCGTGGATCGACAAGGATCTCGGCAACGGGATGTCGAAGGAAGAATGGAAGGGCGGCGCGGAAACCAACAAGATTCTCGGCAAGCCGGCGATGGGCGAGCCGGGCTCGATCCCGGTTGACGGCCTGTGCGTGCGGATCGGCGCGATGCGCTGCCACTCGCAGGCGCTCACGATCAAGCTGAAGAAGGATGTGCCGCTCGACGAGATCAACGGCATCCTCGCGTCGGCGAACGACTGGGTGAAGGTCGTGCCGAACGAGCGCGAAGCGTCGATGCGTGATCTGTCGCCCGCCGTCGTGACGGGCACGCTGTCGGTGCCGGTCGGCCGGCTGCGCAAGCTCGCAATGGGTGGCGAATACCTGTCGGCATTTACCGTCGGCGACCAATTGTTGTGGGGCGCGGCCGAACCGCTGCGCCGGATGCTGCGCATTCTGCTCGACAAGTAA
- the leuD gene encoding 3-isopropylmalate dehydratase small subunit, translated as MEKFNVHTGVVAPLDRENVDTDAIIPKQFLKSIKRTGFGPNAFDEWRYLDHGEPGQDNSKRPLNPDFVLNQPRYQGASILLARKNFGCGSSREHAPWALQQYGFRAIVAPSFADIFFNNCYKNGLLPIVLTEQQVDHLFNETYAFNGYQLTIDLDAQVVRAPDGREYPFEITAFRKYCLVNGFDDIGLTLRHADKIRQYEAERLAKQPWLDNRLIG; from the coding sequence ATGGAAAAATTCAATGTGCATACCGGCGTCGTGGCGCCGCTCGATCGCGAGAACGTCGACACCGACGCGATCATCCCGAAGCAGTTCCTGAAGTCGATCAAGCGCACGGGCTTCGGCCCGAACGCGTTCGACGAGTGGCGCTATCTCGATCACGGCGAGCCCGGCCAGGACAACTCGAAACGTCCGCTGAACCCGGACTTCGTGCTGAACCAGCCGCGCTACCAAGGCGCGTCGATCCTGCTCGCGCGCAAGAACTTCGGCTGCGGCAGCTCGCGCGAGCATGCGCCGTGGGCGCTGCAGCAGTACGGCTTCCGCGCGATCGTCGCGCCGAGCTTCGCCGACATCTTCTTCAACAACTGCTACAAGAACGGCTTGCTGCCGATCGTGCTGACCGAGCAGCAGGTCGACCACCTGTTCAACGAGACGTACGCGTTCAACGGCTATCAGCTCACGATCGATCTCGACGCGCAGGTCGTGCGCGCGCCGGACGGCCGCGAGTATCCGTTCGAGATCACCGCGTTCCGCAAGTACTGTCTCGTGAACGGCTTCGACGATATCGGCCTCACGCTGCGCCACGCGGACAAGATCCGTCAGTACGAAGCGGAGCGGCTCGCGAAGCAGCCGTGGCTCGACAACCGGCTGATCGGCTGA
- the trpB gene encoding tryptophan synthase subunit beta — protein MYNLPDDRGHFGPYGGVFVAETLIHALDELRAAYEKFKSDPDFVAEYERELKHFVGRPSPIYHAQRWSEMLGGAQIYLKREDLNHTGAHKVNNVIGQALLAKRMGKKRVIAETGAGQHGVATATIAARFGMECIVYMGAEDVRRQAANVYRMKLLGATVVPVESGSRTLKDALNEAMRDWVTNIENTFYIIGTVAGPHPYPMMVRDFQRVIGDECKVQMPELAGRQPDAVIACVGGGSNAMGIFYPYIDDAAVQLIGVEAAGDGLDTGHHAASLIGGSPGVLHGNRTYLLQDDDGQIIETHSVSAGLDYPGVGPEHAWLKDSGRAQYVGITDVEALKAFHECCRIEGIIPALESSHAIAYATKLAPTLPKEKILLVNLSGRGDKDMHTVAERSGIAL, from the coding sequence ATGTACAACCTCCCCGATGATCGTGGCCATTTCGGCCCATATGGCGGCGTGTTCGTCGCCGAAACGCTGATTCACGCGCTCGACGAGCTGCGTGCCGCGTACGAGAAATTCAAGAGCGACCCCGACTTCGTCGCCGAGTACGAACGCGAGCTGAAGCACTTCGTCGGCCGTCCGTCGCCGATTTATCACGCGCAGCGCTGGAGCGAGATGCTCGGCGGCGCGCAGATCTACCTGAAGCGCGAAGACCTGAACCACACGGGCGCCCACAAGGTGAACAACGTGATCGGCCAGGCGCTGCTCGCGAAGCGGATGGGCAAGAAGCGCGTGATCGCCGAGACGGGCGCGGGCCAGCACGGCGTCGCGACCGCGACGATCGCCGCGCGCTTCGGCATGGAGTGCATCGTCTACATGGGCGCCGAGGACGTGCGCCGGCAGGCCGCGAATGTCTACCGGATGAAGCTGCTCGGCGCGACCGTCGTGCCCGTCGAATCCGGCTCGCGCACGCTGAAGGACGCGCTCAACGAAGCGATGCGCGACTGGGTCACGAACATCGAGAACACGTTCTACATCATCGGCACGGTCGCGGGCCCGCATCCGTACCCGATGATGGTGCGCGACTTCCAGCGCGTGATCGGCGACGAATGCAAGGTGCAGATGCCCGAGCTCGCCGGCCGGCAGCCGGACGCGGTGATCGCCTGCGTCGGCGGCGGCTCGAACGCGATGGGTATCTTCTATCCGTACATCGATGACGCGGCCGTCCAGCTGATCGGCGTCGAGGCGGCGGGCGACGGGCTCGACACCGGCCATCACGCGGCGTCGCTGATCGGCGGCAGCCCGGGCGTCCTGCACGGCAACCGCACGTACCTGCTGCAGGACGACGACGGCCAGATCATCGAGACGCATTCGGTGTCGGCGGGCCTCGACTATCCGGGCGTCGGCCCGGAGCACGCATGGCTCAAGGACAGCGGCCGCGCGCAGTACGTCGGCATTACCGACGTCGAGGCGCTGAAGGCGTTCCACGAGTGCTGCCGGATCGAGGGCATCATCCCGGCGCTCGAGTCGAGCCACGCGATCGCCTATGCGACGAAGCTCGCGCCGACGCTGCCGAAGGAGAAGATCCTGCTCGTCAACCTGTCGGGCCGGGGCGACAAGGACATGCACACGGTCGCCGAGCGATCGGGCATCGCGCTCTGA
- the truA gene encoding tRNA pseudouridine(38-40) synthase TruA, which produces MRIALGIQYDGAAFCGWQSQPHGKTVQDALERALAEFAQTSLHTTVAGRTDTGVHGLGQVVHFDTALDRADFSWVRGTNAFLPSTVSVQWAKPMPDTFHARFAAFERTYYYALYVHPVRSPMLAGRAGWVHMPLDVDAMRDAAEYLVGEHDFSAFRSSECQAKSPIKHLYQIGIRPDGDFIHFRFRANAFLHHMVRNLMGCLVAVGRGRYPASWLADVLDSRDRDCAAPTFMPEGLYLAHVGYPAEFAVPPAQLGSVSWSSVWADLDGRP; this is translated from the coding sequence ATGAGAATCGCACTCGGCATTCAGTACGACGGCGCGGCGTTCTGCGGTTGGCAGTCGCAGCCGCACGGCAAGACCGTCCAGGACGCGCTCGAGCGGGCGCTCGCCGAATTCGCGCAGACCTCGCTGCACACGACGGTCGCGGGTCGCACCGACACGGGCGTGCACGGCCTCGGCCAGGTCGTCCATTTCGATACGGCGCTCGACCGCGCGGACTTCTCGTGGGTGCGCGGCACGAACGCGTTCCTGCCATCCACGGTTTCCGTGCAGTGGGCGAAGCCGATGCCGGACACATTTCACGCGCGCTTCGCCGCATTCGAGCGCACCTATTACTACGCGCTCTACGTGCATCCGGTGCGCTCGCCGATGCTCGCCGGACGCGCGGGCTGGGTCCACATGCCGCTCGACGTCGACGCGATGCGCGACGCCGCCGAATATCTCGTCGGCGAACACGATTTCTCGGCGTTTCGCTCGTCCGAGTGTCAGGCGAAGTCGCCGATCAAGCATCTGTACCAGATCGGCATCCGTCCCGACGGCGATTTCATCCATTTCCGCTTCCGCGCGAACGCGTTCCTGCACCACATGGTGCGCAACCTGATGGGTTGCCTCGTCGCGGTGGGACGCGGCCGCTACCCGGCGTCGTGGCTCGCGGACGTGCTCGACAGCCGCGACCGCGACTGCGCGGCGCCGACTTTCATGCCCGAAGGGCTCTATCTCGCGCACGTCGGCTATCCGGCCGAATTCGCGGTGCCGCCCGCGCAGCTCGGCAGCGTGTCGTGGAGCAGCGTGTGGGCCGATCTGGACGGACGACCATGA